A section of the Malania oleifera isolate guangnan ecotype guangnan chromosome 2, ASM2987363v1, whole genome shotgun sequence genome encodes:
- the LOC131147743 gene encoding uncharacterized protein LOC131147743, which yields MNKERPPEPLDFFIWTVEDVGLWLEEINLGSYRQIFKENGVNGEYLEGMSMFTTEQILRFIRRCHMKWGDFITLCKELRRIKVACLKGEQKVRRPWWAPSCLSAVFVKAAKRNRQSRVVSLKLEP from the exons ATGAACAAAGAACGGCCTCCGGAGCCTCTTGATTTCTTCATTTGGACTGTTGAG GATGTTGGTTTGTGGTTGGAAGAAATAAATCTTGGTAGCTATCgccaaatttttaaagaaaatggtgTCAATGGAGAGTATTTGGAGGGCATGTCCATGTTCACAACTGAACAGATTCTTCGGTTTATAAGGCGATGCCACATGAAATGGGGAGACTTCATCACACTGTGCAAGGAGCTTAGGCGAATTaaag TGGCTTGCCTGAAAGGAGAGCAAAAAGTCCGTCGGCCATGGTGGGCTCCTTCTTGCCTCTCGGCAGTGTTTGTCAAGGCAGCAAAGCGCAACAGACAGTCTCGAGTTGTTTCCTTGAAGCTGGAACCTTGA